A single Brassica rapa cultivar Chiifu-401-42 chromosome A04, CAAS_Brap_v3.01, whole genome shotgun sequence DNA region contains:
- the LOC103864196 gene encoding LOW QUALITY PROTEIN: kinesin-like protein KIN-14K (The sequence of the model RefSeq protein was modified relative to this genomic sequence to represent the inferred CDS: deleted 1 base in 1 codon), with the protein MDGTVFCNLLNQLSPGSMKMGNTFELASINIERFLTAMDEMALPRFEVSDLEQGDMIPVLQSLKALKASFSDAGYDKNTLSSMRRWSLPEDQSKGLDGNFNDGLQSKEVSEINTSHAKILDLLKSNTLQNTSTRSLFDMLDKLLDESVSKMNVDVSHDFASILRGIVQVVEQRISNQAENLKNQNILFRVREEKYRSRINVLENLASGTTDENEVLFIKFSLYLRKFILLPFFKKMFKCITIFCSVARVRRTRCTPTEKKKERSDAELSKLKKELQVLKETHEKQFLELELYAQEAKTVLEKQLEESELRVVDSTNKVKELEKFCEIKTKIWEKKEQTYKSFIHNQSEALQELKATSMSLKHEVLKTGENYFQDLNYYGLKLRGVVHAAKNYQVVVEENRRLYNEVQELKGNIRVYCRIRPFLKGQNKKETSIEYTGENGELVVANPLKQGKDTHRFFKFNKVFGPSSTQEEVFLDTQPLIRSLLDGYNVCIFAYGQTGSGKTYTMSGPSINSEEHWGVNYRALNDLFHLTQSSQDTVMYEVGVQMVEIYNEQVRDLLSDDGPSRRLGIWNTALPNGLAVPDASMHCVRSTDDVLELMNIGLMNRAVGATALNEKSSRSHSVLSVHVRGVDVKTDSELRGSLHLVDLAGSERIDRSEVTGDRLKEAQHINKSLSALGDVIFALAHKNPHVPYRNSKLTQVLQNSLGGQAKTLMFVQINPDEDSYAETVSTLKFAERVSGVELGAARSYKEGRDVRQLMEQVSNLKDMIAKKDEELQKFQNINGTKRSGLNNLRFESTSPRRHSLGGASPNSSRQRQGNRLLGRTTSDSADERIQQNESRLSPKFSETDGSNLFSETSSPLEMCEQSEQNEKANVEPSKVLKHTLKADQTRPSRLSISTSSSKALTGSKRQINGFSTSGKPLTRKR; encoded by the exons ATGGATGGTACTGTCTTTTGCAATCTCTTGAATCAGCTTAGTCCCGGTTCAATGAAAATG GGGAATACTTTTGAACTTGCTTCTATAAATATTGAGAGGTTTTTAACAGCTATGGATGAAATGGCCTTGCCCAGATTTGAGGTTTCAGACTTAGAACAG GGGGATATGATTCCAGTTTTACAGTCTCTAAAGGCGCTTAAAGCTAGTTTCTCTGATGCTGGATATGATAAGAATACACTTAGCTCAATGAGAAGGTGGAGTTTGCCTGAGGATCAGTCAAAGGGACTTGATGGCAACTTTAATGATGGACTACAGTCTAAGGAAGTCTCTGAGATCAATACATCTCATGCTAAAATTTTGGACTTACTAAAATCAAACACTTTACAa AATACTTCTACTCGATCCTTGTTTGATATGCTCGATAAGCTTCTTGACGAGAGTGTGTCTAAGATGAATGTGGATGTGTCTCAT gatTTTGCATCTATCTTGAGAGGCATTGTGCAAGTAGTGGAACAAAGGATCTCAAATCAAGCTGAGAACCTAAAGAAT CAAAACATACTCTTTAGGGTTCGGGAAGAAAAATATAGATCAAGAATAAATGTATTAGAAAACTTAGCATCTGGGACAACAGATGAGAATGAGGTACTCTTTATCAAATTCAGTCTCTATTTGCGAAAATTCATTTTGTTgccatttttcaagaaaatgttCAAATGTATTACTATCTTCTGCTCTGTAGCTAGGGTCAGAAGAACAAGATGTACTCCAactgaaaag aaaaaagagcGCAGTGATGCTGAGCTTTCTAAGTTGAAGAAAGAACTTCAAGTTTTGAAAGAGACACATGAAAAACAATTTTTGGAACTAGAATTATATGCTCAGGAAGCTAAAACTGTGTTGGAAAAGCAATTAGAAGAGTCAGAGTTACGTGTAGTAGACTCAACCAATAAAGTGAAAGAACTCGAAAAGTTTTGTGAAATCAAAACGAAAATATGGGAGAAGAAAGAGCAAACATACAAGAGCTTTATACACAACCAGTCAGAGGCTTTGCAG GAGTTGAAAGCTACCTCAATGTCTTTGAAACACGAAGTTCTAAAGACAGGAGAAAACTACTTCCAGGATCTAAATTACTATG GCTTAAAGCTTAGAGGAGTGGTTCATGCAGCAAAAAACTACCAGGTAGTTGTTGAAGAGAACCGAAGGCTTTACAATGAAGTACAAGAACTAAAAG GAAATATTAGAGTCTATTGCCGGATAAGACCATTCCTTAAAGgacaaaataagaaagaaacatCAATAGAGTACACAGGTGAGAATGGTGAGCTTGTGGTTGCAAACCCCTTAAAGCAAGGCAAAGACACTCATCGATTCTTTAAATTCAACAAAGTCTTTGGCCCTTCATCAACTCAAG AGGAAGTATTCTTAGATACTCAACCGTTGATTCGTTCCCTTCTTGATGGCTATAATGTGTGCATATTTGCTTATGGGCAAACAGGTTCTGGAAAGACTTATACAATG AGCGGACCAAGCATAAATTCAGAAGAACATTGGGGTGTAAACTATAGAGCTTTAAATGACTTGTTCCACTTAACGCAAAGTAGTCAAGACACAGTGATGTATGAAGTTGGTGTTCAAATGGTTGAGATTTATAATGAGCAAGTTCGTGACCTACTTTCTGATGATGGTCCCAGTAGAAG ACTTGGGATTTGGAATACTGCTTTACCAAATGGTCTCGCAGTTCCTGATGCAAGCATGCATTGTGTAAGATCAACTGATGATGTTCTTGAATTGATGAATATTGGATTGATGAATAGAGCTGTAGGTGCAACAGCTCTTAATGAAAAGAGTAGTAGATCACACAG TGTTCTTTCTGTTCATGTACGCGGTGTTGATGTCAAGACTGACTCCGAGTTGCGTGGCAGTTTGCATTTGGTTGATCTTGCTGGAAGTGAGAGGATTGATCGTTCTGAAGTAACCGGAGATAGACTCAAAGAAGCTCAACATATAAACAAGTCACTGTCTGCTCTTGGAGATGTTATATTCGCTCTGGCACATAAGAATCCTCATGTACCTTATAGAAACAGCAAGCTGACTCAAGTCCTCCAAAATTCCTTAG gAGGACAAGCGAAAACTCTTATGTTTGTTCAGATAAATCCTGATGAAGATTCATATGCTGAGACAGTAAGTACTTTGAAATTCGCCGAAAGAGTTTCGGGTGTCGAGTTAGGTGCAGCTAGAAGCTATAAGGAGGGACGAGATGTTCGACAACTCATGGAACAG GTATCCAACTTGAAAGATATGATTGCCAAGAAAGACGAAGAACTTCAAAAGTTTCAGAATATAAACGGTACCAAAAGAAGTGGTTTAAACAATCTAAGGTTTGAGTCTACTTCTCCAAGAAGACATTCTTTAGGAGGAGCGTCGCCAAATTCTTCAAGGCAAAGACAAGGAAATCGTTTACTCGGAAGAACAACTTCAGATTCAGCAGATGAACGTATACAACAAAATGAATCCAGATTATCGCCTAAGTTCTCTG AAACTGATGGCTCGAATCTCTTCTCTGAAACCTCAAGTCCTCTTGAAATGTGTGAACAATCAGAACAAAATGAAAA AGCTAATGTTGAACCATCAAAGGTACTAAAGCATACTCTAAAAGCAGACCAAACTAGACCTTCTCGTCTGTCAATTTCCACATCCTCCTCTAAGGCATTAACAG GTTCTAAAAGACAGATAAATGGTTTTTCAACTTCAGGAAAACCTCTTACCAGAAAGCGATGA